The Bernardetia sp. ABR2-2B DNA window TTTCCTGTTTGGGTTGTGGTAATAGCGAAACTCCCAAACCAGAGGCAACTAATGACTTAGCTACATCATCGCCATTTGCACTAAAAATAACATCGGGCTCAATATTTTTTACCTTCAAAACTTCTTGAATTTCATCATACAAATTACAATTATATCGTTTTATAAAAGGAAGCTGATGCAAAACGGATAATTCAAGTTTGTTTTTTTGAGCCAAAATATGATTTTGAGGAACTCCAAAGACTAATTTATCTTCTGTAATTATCCTATAATCAAGGTTTTTTTGTGAGGGAATAGATTTTATAAAAATAGCATCAATTTCTTGTTTTTGTAATTTTTCATACAATATTTCTGTATTTCCTTCTATCAAATTGACTTGATAACTGTTATATAACTCATTAAAACTTTTCATCATAGGCACAATTTCATCAAAATCTAATACATCAAGCACACCCAAGTTCAAAATTTTGGATTTTTCCTCCACAAATTCGCTTTCCATTGCATTCCACATACTCAATATTGTTTTTGCTTTTGGTAAAAGTGCTTCGCCTTCTTTTGTCAAATGAACATTTCTTTTATCTCTAAAAAAAAGTGTGCAATTTAGGTTTTCCTCTAACTTTTTGATTCCAGAAGAAAAAGCAGATTGCACGACATGATTTTTTTCGGCAGCCTGTGTAAAATTGTTTGTTTCGGCTAGAGTGATGAAGTATTTGAGAAATTGGATATTCATAAAATGAGGAGTGTAAAATTTTAAATCTAAAAAATAGATTAGTTTAATCTAAAAAATCTGTTTTGCAAATATAATTGATTTGCCGTACTTTGTAACATCAAAACAGAAAAATATTTTTCAACCCAGCTATTTTCAATTATTTATCAAAATGACATTTCAAGATTATATGATGAACTTTCAAGAAAAACTAATCCAACTCAAACAAAATATAGAAGGAAAAATGCCTTCAGAATATGTGCAAACGATGCACAAAGCAACAGCAGATTTGAAAGCCTCTAAAATTGAAGAAAAAATAATCAAGGTAGGACAAACGCTCCCAAATTTTGA harbors:
- a CDS encoding LysR family transcriptional regulator encodes the protein MNIQFLKYFITLAETNNFTQAAEKNHVVQSAFSSGIKKLEENLNCTLFFRDKRNVHLTKEGEALLPKAKTILSMWNAMESEFVEEKSKILNLGVLDVLDFDEIVPMMKSFNELYNSYQVNLIEGNTEILYEKLQKQEIDAIFIKSIPSQKNLDYRIITEDKLVFGVPQNHILAQKNKLELSVLHQLPFIKRYNCNLYDEIQEVLKVKNIEPDVIFSANGDDVAKSLVASGLGVSLLPQPKQEIEGIKFIPISDGDFRRKIVFVWKKDTVPSALEKLLSV